Proteins encoded within one genomic window of Raineyella fluvialis:
- a CDS encoding phage tail protein gives MPYAVDFTTVSTVGLESSPVADALAGLRANEARYFKNKYDHVFTTWPANEVPETVEWVHRILKEERDLEIASRPLEATAFEVDGIRMAYVFYESGLSINVMYTIEDGKKRAVGFKLSDGMDVPEELAERFKFARQKSKLAGTIRGSFFVIKGEY, from the coding sequence GTGCCGTACGCCGTCGATTTCACGACCGTGTCCACCGTGGGGCTGGAGTCTTCCCCCGTGGCCGATGCCCTCGCCGGCCTGCGCGCCAACGAGGCCCGCTACTTCAAGAACAAGTACGACCACGTCTTCACCACATGGCCCGCGAACGAGGTGCCGGAGACCGTGGAGTGGGTGCATCGGATCCTCAAGGAGGAACGCGACCTCGAGATCGCGTCCCGCCCGCTGGAGGCGACCGCGTTCGAGGTCGACGGCATCCGGATGGCGTACGTCTTCTACGAGTCGGGCCTGTCGATCAACGTCATGTACACCATCGAGGACGGGAAGAAGCGTGCCGTCGGTTTTAAGCTGTCCGACGGGATGGACGTGCCCGAGGAATTGGCGGAGCGTTTCAAGTTCGCGCGGCAGAAGTCCAAGCTGGCCGGCACGATCCGCGGTTCGTTCTTCGTGATCAAGGGCGAGTACTGA